One Anser cygnoides isolate HZ-2024a breed goose chromosome 4, Taihu_goose_T2T_genome, whole genome shotgun sequence genomic region harbors:
- the TEC gene encoding tyrosine-protein kinase Tec isoform X3, whose product MVKYHPKFWTEGIYQCCRQTEKLAPGCERYNLFENSVVTLPSPMPEKNTRRPPPPVPPAEENDSEEEEIVVAMYDFQPTERHDLRLDKGEEYTVIEKNDIHWWRARDKYGHEGYIPSNYVTGKKSNNLDQYEWYSRNLNRSKAEQLLRNEDKEGGFVVRDSSQPGLYTVSLYTKFGGEGSSGIRHYHIKETVTSPKQYYLAEKHLFNSIPEIIEYHKHNAAGLVTRLRYPVTPKKTTAPTTAGFSYEKWEINPSELTFMRELGSGLFGVVRLGKWRAQYKVAIKAIREGAMYEEDFIEEAKVMMKLTHPKLVQLYGVCTQQRPIYIVTEFMEHGCLLNYLRQKRGVLSKDVLLTMCQDVCEGMEYLERNSFIHRDLAARNCLVNDSGVVKVSDFGMTRYVLDDQYTSSSGAKFPVKWCPPEVFNYSRFSSKSDVWSFGVLMWEVFTEGKMPFEKSSNYEVVTMVSQGHRLYRPKLACKQVYEVMMMCWQEKPEGRPTFEDLLHIIVDIAENEDAF is encoded by the exons ATGGTAAAATATCATCCTAAATTCTGGACAGAGGGAATTTATCAGtgctgcagacagacagaaaaattagCACCTGGCTGTGAAAGATATAAtctttttgaaaaca GTGTAGTGACACTCCCTTCTCcaatgccagaaaaaaatacg CGAAGGCCACCACCGCCTGTTCCTCCAGCTGAGGAAAATGACAGTGAAGAGGAGGAGATAGTGGTGGCAATGTATGACTTCCAGCCTACAGAACGTCATGATTTAAGATTAGACAAAGGTGAAGAATATACAGTAATTGAGAAGAATGACATTCACTGGTGGAGGGCAAGAGACAAATATGG CCATGAAGGATATATCCCAAGCAACTATGTTACAGGAAAGAAGTCCAACAACCTGGATCAATATGA GTGGTACAGCAGGAACCTCAACCGGAGCAAGGCGGAGCAGCTCCTCAGAAACGAG GATAAAGAAGGTGGTTTTGTGGTGAGAGACTCAAGTCAGCCTGGCCTGTATACAGTTTCCCTTTATACAAAATTTGGAGG agaaggcTCATCAGGAATAAGACACTACCATATAAAAGAAACAGTGACATCACCGAAGCAGTACTACCTCGCAGAAAAACATCTCTTTAACTCCATTCCAGAAATAATTGAGTATCACAAACATAATGCAGCAG GTCTTGTTACGAGGCTGCGCTACCCAGTGACCCCAAAGAAGACAACGGCACCAACAACTGCAGGATTCAGCTATG aGAAATGGGAAATTAATCCCTCGGAGCTGACTTTCATGAGAGAACTGGGGAGCGGTCTATTTGGAGTAGTGCGCCTTGGGAAATGGAGGGCACAGTACAAAGTGGCCATCAAAGCAATTCGGGAAGGTGCGATGTATGAAGAAGACTTCATTGAAGAAGCCAAAGTGATGAT GAAACTAACACATCCTAAATTAGTTCAGCTGTATGGTGTGTGCACACAGCAGAGACCTATTTACATCGTGACAGAGTTCATGGAGCATGGATGCCTTCTGAATTACCTGAGACAAAAACGTGGAGTTTTGAGTAAAGACGTCCTTCTCACAATGTGCCAAGATGTATGTGAGGGAATGGAGTACCTGGAGAGAAACAGCTTTATCCACAGAGACCTG GCTGCCAGGAACTGCTTGGTGAATGATTCAGGAGTGGTCAAAGTGTCTGATTTTGGAATGACAAG gtaTGTCCTTGATGATCAATACACAAGCTCCTCGGGGGCTAAATTTCCTGTGAAATGGTGCCCCCCGGAAGTTTTTAATTATAGCCGATTCAGCAGCAAGTCAGATGTCTGGTCATTCG gtGTTTTAATGTGGGAAGTGTTTACGGAAGGAAAAATGCCCTTTGAAAAAAGCTCCAACTATGAAGTGGTAACTATGGTTAGCCAAGGACATCGTTTATATCGGCCCAAACTGGCCTGTAAGCAGGTGTATGAAGTCATGATGATGTGCTGGCAGGAG aaaCCAGAGGGACGCCCAACTTTTGAAGACTTGCTCCACATAATCGTTGacattgcagaaaatgaagatgctttctga
- the TXK gene encoding tyrosine-protein kinase TXK: protein MILSTYHTIQSVFCCCCCCTVQKRAMRTKMNLDPDTGLVTQYSASQPEVSYASTWKCRRKRQLRVKNKPLPPLPAEALEDYTKNVKVIALYDFFARGPSDLTLKKSEEYIILEQYDPHWWKARDQHGNEGLIPSNYVTENKKSNLETYEWYCKNINRSQAELLLQQKSKEGAFVVRDSSQQGLLTLSVYSRSKGSHSGDIRHYQIKKNHLEQYYVAEKYLFSSVPELIQYHRHNAAGLITRLRHPVGSIGCSSPATAGFSYEEWELKPSELTFMKELGRGQFGVVQLGKWKATIKVAIKTINEGAMSEDDFIEEAKVMMKLSHPKLVQLYGVCTRHKPLYVVTEFMENGCLLNYLRQRRGKLSRDLLLSICQDVCEGMEYLERNRFIHRDLAARNCLVNAEHIVKVSDFGMARYVIDDEYISSSGAKFPVKWSSPEVFHFKKYSSKSDVWSFGVLMWEVFTEGKMPFESKSNCEVVCEISEGNRLYRPHLASHTVYKVMYSCWHEKPEGRPSFEELVETLTDITEMG from the exons ATGATTCTTTCTACCT ATCACACCATCcagtctgttttctgctgctgctgctgctgcacagtgcAAAAAAG AGCaatgagaacaaaaatgaaCCTGGACCCTGATACTGGCCTGGTGACCCAGTACTCAGCCTCACAACCAGAGGTTTCCTATGCATCTACTTGGAAGTGCAGG CGTAAGAGGCAATTGCGTGTGAAGAACAAGCCGTTACCTCCTCTACCTGCTGAGGCCTTGGAAGACTACACAAAAAATGTCAAAGTTATTGCACTATATGACTTTTTTGCTAGAGGACCATCTGATTTAACACTCAAGAAGTCAGAAGAATACATTATCCTTGAACAGTACGATCCCCACTGGTGGAAGGCAAGAGACCAGCATGG GAATGAAGGCCTAATTCCCAGCAACTATGTTACCGAGaacaagaaaagtaatttagaAACATACGA GTGGTACTGCAAAAACATCAACAGAAGCCAGGCAGAACTGCTTTTGCAACAGAAG TCCAAAGAAGGTGCATTTGTTGTCAGAGATTCAAGCCAACAGGGACTCCTTACACTGTCGGTGTATTCACGGTCTAAAGG AAGTCACAGTGGAGACATTCGGCATtatcaaattaagaaaaaccACCTGGAACAATATTATGTAGCAGAAAAATATCTCTTCTCATCTGTTCCTGAACTCATCCAATATCATCGACACAATGCTGCAG GTCTTATCACTCGTCTCCGACATCCAGTTGGATCAATTGGATGTTCTTCACCAGCAACAGCTGGATTTAGTTACG AGGAGTGGGAATTAAAACCATCAGAACTGACGTTTATGAAGGAGCTTGGGCGTGGGCAGTTTGGAGTCGTTCAGCTGGGTAAATGGAAAGCAACCATCAAAGTTGCCATCAAAACAATCAATGAAGGTGCAATGTCTGAGGACGATTTCATTGAGGAGGCCAAAGTGATGAT GAAACTCTCCCACCCGAAGCTGGTCCAGCTTTACGGAGTGTGCACACGCCACAAGCCTCTCTATGTAGTGACTGAGTTCATGGAGAACGGCTGCCTGCTCAACTACCTGCGGCAGAGACGGGGGAAGCTcagcagagacctgctgctgaGCATATGCCAGGATGTGTGTGAAGGGATGGAGTATCTGGAAAGAAATAGGTTCATTCACCGTGATTTA GCTGCAAGAAACTGTTTAGTCAATGCTGAGCACATTGTTAAAGTATCCGACTTCGGCATGGCAAG GTATGTCATTGATGATGAATATATCAGCTCTTCAGGTGCCAAGTTTCCAGTCAAGTGGTCATCTCCTgaagtctttcatttcaaaaagtaCAGCAGCAAATCCGATGTATGGTCATTTG GTGTGCTGATGTGGGAAGTCTTCACAGAGGGCAAAATGCCTTTTGAAAGTAAATCAAATTGTGAAGTTGTCTGTGAGATTTCTGAGGGAAACCGACTTTATCGACCACATTTGGCATCGCATACCGTGTACAAAGTCATGTACAGCTGCTGGCATGAG